CGGCTTCATCAGATAGGTGCCGCCTCCCCCGCAGCCTGCCCTGCCAGTTTGCAGCAACCCGGCCCGCTGTCAAAGCCCTCCGGCGACCCGATGCGGAGAAAGAATCGACGGCTCACGCCGCGCCGGGCAATCCGGGCGCGGACAAATCCGGCAGGAAGCGCCGATCTCGATGACAGGGCCGGAGGAGGCCGGAGCACCCGAGGCGGGCCGGATCAGCATTTGCGCCTGTGTCAGCAGCGGCCCCTCGATCCCCTCAGGCTGGCTTCGCGTGGCATAGCTGATCGTCTCGAATTCACGCCCCTGGGGCACCCGGACCCGTGCGCTGATCGCGGTTTGCGGCGTGGCCAATGCCCGGTAAAGCGGCCAGAGTGGACAGGCATCACCGGGATGCGACAGCGGAAAGCCCGGAGCCGGACGGCGCAAGGTCAGCGTACCCGACCCGTCGCAGACCAGCAGTCCCGCATCCTCGAAGCCCGGTGGACGCAGCGCCGCCAGCCGCCGCATCACGAGATCCAGCGGCGCCCGCAGCCTTGCCGCGATGCGCAGCGGATCGCCCTCTTCCGAGGCTTCGCCCAGTGCCGTATCCGGCAGTGCGGCGCGCTCAGTCTCCATCCGAACCAGGTGATCGCGGGCCAGCGCGCGGGCCGCATCGGAAGCCAGGTCGGCGGCCTCCTCGATCTGGGGCGTACCCGCCGCCATCCATGCCTCGACCTCTTCCTGCGGGGTAAAGATGCCCTCCTCGGTCTCGAAACTGTCGAGATAGGCGACCAGCGCCTGCGCCGTCGTGGACAGGCGCAGACTGTCCTCGGCCAGGTTGGCGTGGAAGCGGTGCCGCCATTCCTCGGGCAATTCGCCCTCTTCGACCAGGATCGAGGCGGTCGAACGCAGCGAGGTCACCGCCGAAAGCACCTCGTGCAGGGTGGTCAGCAGATAGGGATCCTGCGTCATCCGGTCCGACAGGTTCACCAATTGCCGCTCCAGCGCGTCGGCACGGCGGGAGGTGGCGATCAGCGTGCCCGCCCAACCGGGAAAACGGGCAAGGAGTTCGGGCACCTGTTCCAGTTCCGCCGCAGGCTCCCCGCGCGAGGGCGCGCGCGCCGCCGCCTCCCGCAGGGCCGCCATCCGTGCCTCTTCGCGACCCGAGGCAAGTTCCTCGGCCGCAACCTCCAGAACCTCGGCGAGGCGGGCCACCAGGTCTTCGCCCACCGGCCGGCGATTATGTTCGATCAGGTTCAGATAGGCGGGCGATATCCCCGCCGCCCGCGCGATGTCGGCCTGTCGGCGCGACAGGGCAAGGCGCCGTTCGCGAATCCGGGTGCCGGTCAGGATATGGGTGACGCTGCGTGGGCTCATAGCTGCCATGAAACCCGGCAGGCAGTGTTTGCGCAAGCGGATTGGCACGACGATGGGGGCTTTGCCCCC
This region of Paracoccus saliphilus genomic DNA includes:
- a CDS encoding helix-turn-helix transcriptional regulator translates to MAAMSPRSVTHILTGTRIRERRLALSRRQADIARAAGISPAYLNLIEHNRRPVGEDLVARLAEVLEVAAEELASGREEARMAALREAAARAPSRGEPAAELEQVPELLARFPGWAGTLIATSRRADALERQLVNLSDRMTQDPYLLTTLHEVLSAVTSLRSTASILVEEGELPEEWRHRFHANLAEDSLRLSTTAQALVAYLDSFETEEGIFTPQEEVEAWMAAGTPQIEEAADLASDAARALARDHLVRMETERAALPDTALGEASEEGDPLRIAARLRAPLDLVMRRLAALRPPGFEDAGLLVCDGSGTLTLRRPAPGFPLSHPGDACPLWPLYRALATPQTAISARVRVPQGREFETISYATRSQPEGIEGPLLTQAQMLIRPASGAPASSGPVIEIGASCRICPRPDCPARREPSILSPHRVAGGL